A window from Musa acuminata AAA Group cultivar baxijiao chromosome BXJ3-10, Cavendish_Baxijiao_AAA, whole genome shotgun sequence encodes these proteins:
- the LOC135651538 gene encoding omega-hydroxypalmitate O-feruloyl transferase-like, with product MKKILSSQTWLVYDPSTPPTSSARFVGTQEPSPPSSLVAQTAHQIPQLSKMVAETREMFELSVRQGEVTLVPPAEETQKGLYFLTNLDQNIAVIVQTIYCFRSEEKGNEKTGEVIKEALAKVLVDYYPLAGRLTISNEGKLIVDCTGEGAVFVEAEADCEMADIGDIAKPDPNTLGKLVYNVPGAKNILEIPPLAAQVTRFRCGGFILGLAMNHCMFDGLGAMEFVNSWGETARGQPVSVPPFIDRTILKPREPPVISFPHHEFAEIEDVSDVVTLYQEEMLYRSFCFDPEKLGRVKRSAMDDGALDKCTTFEALSGLVWRARTEALLLQPGQQTKLLFAVDGRSRFDPPLPEGYFGNGIVLTNSLCTAGELLARPLSFAVGLVQGAVKMVTDEYMRSAMDYFEATRARPSLTATLLITTWSRLSFHTTDFGWGEPVQSGPVTLPQKEVILFLSHGKERKSINVLLGLPNSAMARFQELMEI from the exons ATGAAGAAGATTTTGAGCTCTCAAACATGGTTGGTGTACGATCCTTCAACCCCACCAACCAGCTCAG CACGATTCGTTGGCACGCAAGAACCATCACCTCCATCATCTCTGGTTGCTCAGACTGCTCATCAGATTCCTCAGCTGTCAAAGATG GTTGCAGAGACCAGGGAGATGTTTGAACTCAGCGTGAGGCAAGGGGAAGTAACGCTTGTTCCCCCGGCGGAAGAGACGCAGAAGGGCCTCTACTTCCTTACCAACCTCGACCAGAACATTGCAGTCATAGTGCAGACCATATACTGCTTCAGGTCGGAGGAGAAGGGGAATGAGAAGACTGGGGAGGTGATAAAGGAGGCTTTGGCGAAGGTCCTCGTTGATTACTACCCGCTCGCCGGCCGGCTTACGATCAGCAACGAGGGGAAGCTCATCGTGGATTGCACCGGAGAAGGTGCGGTGTTCGTCGAGGCCGAAGCAGACTGTGAGATGGCGGACATCGGTGACATCGCCAAGCCCGACCCCAACACACTTGGGAAGCTCGTTTACAACGTTCCTGGTGCCAAGAACATACTGGAGATACCTCCACTGGCGGCTCAG GTCACAAGGTTTAGATGCGGGGGATTCATCCTTGGGTTGGCCATGAACCATTGCATGTTCGACGGCCTCGGAGCAATGGAGTTCGTCAACTCGTGGGGCGAAACGGCGCGAGGGCAGCCGGTGTCGGTGCCGCCCTTCATCGACCGCACCATCCTCAAGCCACGAGAACCCCCCGTCATCAGTTTCCCCCACCACGAGTTCGCTGAGATCGAAGACGTCTCTGACGTCGTGACCTTGTACCAGGAAGAGATGCTGTACAGATCCTTCTGCTTCGACCCCGAAAAGCTCGGGCGCGTCAAGAGGAGTGCCATGGACGACGGGGCCCTCGACAAGTGCACCACCTTCGAGGCGCTCTCCGGGCTGGTCTGGCGAGCCCGGACGGAGGCGCTGCTGCTGCAGCCCGGCCAGCAGACCAAGCTCTTGTTCGCGGTCGACGGGCGGTCGCGATTCGACCCTCCGCTGCCGGAGGGGTACTTCGGCAACGGCATCGTACTCACCAATTCCCTGTGCACCGCGGGAGAGCTTCTGGCTCGCCCGCTCTCCTTCGCCGTCGGACTGGTCCAGGGCGCAGTCAAGATGGTCACCGACGAGTACATGAGATCCGCCATGGACTACTTCGAGGCGACGAGGGCGAGGCCGTCTCTGACTGCTACTCTACTGATCACGACTTGGTCAAGACTGTCCTTCCACACCACGGACTTCGGGTGGGGGGAGCCAGTTCAGTCCGGGCCGGTGACTCTCCCTCAGAAGGAGGTCATCCTGTTCCTGTCGcatgggaaggagaggaagagcatCAATGTGCTCCTGGGGCTCCCAAACTCAGCAATGGCGAGGTTCCAAGAGCTGATGGAGATATAG